A window of the Deinococcus gobiensis I-0 genome harbors these coding sequences:
- a CDS encoding low temperature requirement protein A, whose amino-acid sequence MGQVQGGVPPGRLPGVAGELEVAAAQADAAQEQKVSWLELFFDLVFVVAFDQLARRLGSAPTFESVAEFTLLFAAVWWAWSGNTVYAARYGNAGRLYRWGTLGELILVAMVALTLRGDLGDIAGFFALAFGANRAVQAALHLWVGRQSPELRGFARRLGWATGLSALVWAGSVLLPWGGQGQLVAWTLALLLEIFTPILARDVGRAALPHAGHLPERVGLLQIIALGEIVTQVVGGARQQRLSAVTLLPALCAILLAVSLWRLYFDQARTLPLLGAHLQGRVDTMLAWFYGHFPFTLSVVMLSVGVGQSLGSGSARQAAVLQQFVAWPLAGALATLAFLRWTTLRLMGRRTDRSLWALLVGAVLAGLLGPTDLDPLRLHALAAALTITVAVLVATDASTRRLGQIEQRVTARLAEDPEP is encoded by the coding sequence GTGGGCCAGGTTCAGGGCGGCGTTCCCCCCGGCCGGCTGCCTGGCGTGGCCGGCGAGCTGGAAGTGGCGGCGGCCCAGGCGGACGCCGCGCAGGAGCAGAAGGTCAGCTGGCTCGAACTGTTTTTCGATCTCGTGTTCGTGGTGGCCTTCGACCAGCTGGCCCGGCGGCTGGGGAGCGCGCCGACCTTCGAGAGCGTCGCCGAGTTCACGCTGCTGTTCGCGGCCGTGTGGTGGGCCTGGTCGGGCAACACCGTGTACGCCGCGCGCTACGGCAACGCCGGGCGGCTCTACCGCTGGGGCACCCTGGGCGAGCTGATCCTGGTGGCGATGGTCGCCCTGACCCTGCGGGGCGACCTGGGCGACATCGCCGGTTTCTTCGCGCTGGCTTTCGGGGCCAACCGCGCCGTACAGGCGGCGCTGCACCTGTGGGTGGGCCGGCAGTCGCCCGAGCTGCGCGGTTTCGCGCGCCGTCTGGGGTGGGCGACCGGCCTCTCGGCGCTCGTGTGGGCCGGGTCGGTCCTGTTGCCCTGGGGCGGTCAGGGCCAGCTGGTGGCCTGGACGCTGGCCCTGCTCCTCGAAATCTTCACGCCCATTCTGGCGCGGGACGTGGGACGCGCCGCCCTGCCCCACGCGGGGCATCTGCCCGAACGGGTCGGCCTGCTCCAGATCATCGCGCTGGGCGAGATCGTGACCCAGGTGGTCGGCGGGGCCAGGCAGCAGCGCCTGAGTGCCGTCACGCTGCTGCCCGCCCTGTGCGCGATCCTGCTGGCGGTGTCGCTGTGGCGGCTGTACTTCGACCAGGCGCGCACGCTGCCGCTGCTGGGCGCGCATCTCCAGGGGCGGGTCGACACCATGCTGGCGTGGTTCTACGGACATTTTCCCTTCACGCTGTCGGTGGTCATGCTCAGCGTGGGCGTGGGCCAGAGTCTGGGCAGCGGCTCGGCGCGGCAGGCGGCGGTCCTGCAACAGTTCGTGGCGTGGCCGCTGGCCGGGGCACTCGCCACCCTGGCCTTCTTGCGCTGGACCACCCTGCGCCTCATGGGCCGCCGGACCGACCGCAGCCTGTGGGCGCTGCTGGTGGGGGCTGTCCTGGCCGGGCTGCTGGGGCCGACCGATCTCGACCCCCTGCGGCTGCATGCCCTGGCCGCCGCCCTGACGATCACGGTGGCCGTCCTCGTGGCGACCGACGCGAGCACCCGCCGCCTGGGCCAGATCGAGCAGCGCGTCACCGCCCGGCTGGCCGAGGACCCGGAACCGTGA
- a CDS encoding DinB family protein translates to MATVEDGWFRGDLLGRPLVFGRLGWPEPASADGDWHLEDKPLDTLLAYWEAVEAATLAGWPELLEVAASGRRIPVGESRPETLSADEVLWHVMGHEVRHTAQRVQMIRLLGHTPPSLNRVFVLGR, encoded by the coding sequence GTGGCCACCGTCGAGGACGGCTGGTTCCGGGGCGACCTGCTGGGGCGGCCCCTGGTGTTCGGCCGCCTGGGCTGGCCCGAGCCGGCCTCGGCCGACGGGGACTGGCACCTCGAGGACAAGCCGCTGGACACCCTGCTGGCCTATTGGGAGGCGGTCGAGGCGGCGACCCTGGCCGGGTGGCCCGAGCTGCTGGAGGTGGCCGCTTCGGGCCGGCGCATTCCGGTGGGCGAGAGCCGCCCCGAAACCCTCTCGGCCGACGAGGTGCTGTGGCACGTCATGGGGCACGAGGTCCGGCATACCGCCCAGAGGGTCCAGATGATCCGGCTGCTGGGCCACACCCCGCCCTCCCTCAATCGGGTGTTTGTCTTGGGGCGCTAG
- a CDS encoding nitroreductase family protein — translation MNLLDGMLARRTTNGPFRPDPVSREHQHLLMRAAQAAPSHFNSQPWRFVLVENPQTIAEVARISGESMTELIDAGVFFERYRRYFRFTAAEMDARRDGIHIDHLPGPLRPFTRQVFSDAGLRVMRQLGVPRKLGEDNRRLVAGSPLLLAALLDRAEYRPGELSGFYSVFGLGAAVENIWNAVGELGMGIQFVSTPMEIPRQWQAIRELLRVPDDLELMAVYRLGYLPEDQKRPTIDWSSRHRKRLSQFVSRETCDVPETE, via the coding sequence ATGAACCTTCTCGACGGCATGCTCGCCCGCAGGACCACCAACGGGCCCTTTCGCCCGGACCCGGTGTCGCGCGAGCACCAGCACCTCCTCATGCGCGCGGCGCAGGCCGCCCCCAGCCATTTCAACTCGCAGCCCTGGCGCTTCGTGCTCGTCGAGAACCCGCAGACCATCGCGGAGGTCGCCCGCATCTCCGGCGAGAGCATGACCGAACTCATCGACGCGGGCGTGTTCTTCGAGCGCTACCGCCGCTATTTCCGCTTCACGGCCGCCGAGATGGACGCCCGGCGCGACGGCATCCACATCGATCACCTGCCGGGACCGCTCAGGCCCTTTACCCGGCAGGTCTTCTCGGACGCGGGCCTGCGCGTGATGCGGCAGCTCGGCGTGCCCAGAAAGCTGGGCGAGGACAACCGGCGGCTGGTGGCCGGCAGCCCGCTGCTGCTCGCCGCGCTGCTCGACCGCGCCGAATACCGCCCCGGCGAACTGTCGGGCTTCTACAGCGTGTTCGGGCTGGGCGCGGCCGTCGAGAACATCTGGAACGCGGTCGGGGAACTCGGCATGGGCATCCAGTTCGTGAGCACCCCGATGGAGATTCCGCGCCAGTGGCAGGCCATCCGCGAGCTGCTGCGCGTGCCCGACGACCTCGAACTCATGGCCGTCTACCGCCTGGGCTACCTGCCCGAGGACCAGAAGCGCCCGACCATCGACTGGAGCAGCCGCCACCGCAAGCGTCTCTCTCAGTTCGTGAGCCGCGAGACCTGTGACGTGCCCGAGACGGAATAG
- the dxs gene encoding 1-deoxy-D-xylulose-5-phosphate synthase has translation MPDPKLPDPRLPRPAPAASVPATTGSLTPLLDRVDSPDDLKLLSRDQLPELTREVRDEIVRVCSQGGLHLASSLGATDLVVALHYVLNSPRDRILFDVGHQAYAHKILTGRRRQMPTIKKEGGLSGFTKVSESPHDAITVGHASTSLANALGMALARDAQGQDHKVVAVIGDGSLTGGMALAALNTIGDMNRKMLIVLNDNEMSISENVGAMNKFMRGLQVQKWFQEGEGAGKKAVEAVSKPLANFMSRAKSSTRHFFDPASVNPFAAMGLRYVGPVDGHNVQELVWLLERLLDLDGPTILHVVTRKGKGLSYAEADPIYWHGPAKFDPETGEFKPSDAYSWSAAFGDAVTELAAHDPRTFVITPAMREGSGLVGYSKAHPHRYLDVGIAEEVAVTTAAGMALQGLRPIVAIYSSFLQRAYDQVLHDVAIENLNVTFAIDRAGIVGADGATHNGVFDLSFLRSIPGLHIGLPRDAAELRAMLKYAQEHPGPFAVRYPRGNTERVPEGTWPDIAWGAWERLKAGDDVVILAGGKALDYALKAAAGLDGVGVVNARFVKPLDEKMLRELAGTARALVTVEDNTVVGGFGSAVLETLNALKLNVPVRVLGIPDEFQEHATVESVHARAGIDAQAIRTVLAELGVDVPLGV, from the coding sequence ATGCCCGACCCCAAACTGCCCGACCCCAGGCTGCCCAGGCCCGCGCCTGCCGCTTCCGTCCCGGCCACGACCGGTAGCCTCACGCCGCTGCTCGACCGGGTGGACAGCCCCGACGACCTCAAGCTGCTCTCGCGTGACCAGTTGCCCGAGCTGACGCGGGAGGTGCGCGACGAGATCGTGCGGGTGTGCTCGCAGGGGGGGCTGCACCTCGCGTCCTCGCTGGGGGCCACCGACCTCGTCGTGGCGCTGCACTACGTCCTGAACTCGCCGCGCGACCGGATCCTCTTCGACGTGGGGCACCAGGCCTACGCGCACAAGATCCTGACCGGCCGCCGCCGCCAGATGCCGACCATCAAGAAGGAAGGCGGGCTGTCGGGCTTCACCAAGGTCAGCGAGTCGCCGCACGACGCGATCACGGTGGGGCACGCGAGCACCAGCCTCGCCAACGCGCTGGGCATGGCGCTGGCCCGTGACGCGCAGGGGCAGGACCACAAGGTCGTGGCCGTCATCGGGGACGGCTCGCTGACGGGCGGCATGGCCCTGGCGGCCCTGAACACCATCGGGGACATGAACCGCAAGATGCTCATCGTCCTGAACGACAACGAGATGAGCATCTCGGAGAACGTCGGGGCCATGAACAAGTTCATGCGCGGCCTCCAGGTCCAGAAATGGTTCCAGGAGGGCGAGGGCGCCGGCAAGAAGGCCGTCGAGGCGGTCAGCAAGCCGCTCGCCAACTTCATGAGCCGTGCCAAGAGCAGCACCCGGCACTTCTTCGACCCGGCCAGCGTGAACCCCTTCGCGGCGATGGGCCTGCGCTACGTGGGACCGGTGGACGGCCACAACGTCCAGGAACTCGTGTGGCTGCTCGAACGCCTGCTGGACCTTGACGGGCCGACCATCCTGCACGTGGTCACGCGCAAGGGCAAGGGCCTGAGCTACGCCGAGGCCGACCCCATCTACTGGCACGGCCCGGCCAAGTTCGACCCCGAGACCGGCGAGTTCAAGCCCTCGGACGCCTACTCGTGGAGCGCGGCCTTTGGGGACGCCGTGACCGAACTGGCCGCGCACGACCCGCGCACCTTCGTCATCACCCCGGCCATGCGCGAGGGCAGCGGGCTGGTGGGCTACAGCAAGGCGCACCCGCACCGCTACCTCGACGTGGGCATTGCCGAGGAGGTCGCCGTGACGACCGCCGCCGGCATGGCCCTCCAGGGGCTGCGGCCCATCGTGGCGATCTACAGCAGCTTCCTGCAACGCGCCTACGACCAGGTGCTGCATGACGTGGCCATCGAGAACCTGAACGTGACCTTCGCCATTGACCGCGCGGGCATCGTGGGGGCCGACGGCGCGACGCACAACGGCGTGTTCGACCTGAGCTTCCTGCGCAGCATTCCGGGCCTGCACATCGGCCTGCCGCGCGACGCCGCCGAGCTGCGCGCCATGCTCAAGTACGCCCAGGAGCATCCCGGCCCCTTCGCGGTGCGCTACCCGCGCGGCAACACCGAGCGCGTGCCCGAGGGCACTTGGCCCGACATCGCCTGGGGAGCGTGGGAGCGCCTGAAGGCGGGCGACGACGTGGTCATCCTGGCGGGCGGCAAGGCGCTGGACTACGCCCTGAAGGCGGCGGCGGGCCTGGACGGCGTGGGCGTGGTGAATGCCCGCTTCGTCAAGCCGCTGGACGAAAAGATGCTGCGCGAACTCGCGGGTACGGCGCGCGCCCTCGTGACAGTCGAGGACAACACGGTGGTCGGGGGCTTCGGCAGCGCGGTCCTCGAAACATTGAACGCCCTGAAGTTGAACGTGCCGGTGCGCGTGCTGGGCATTCCCGACGAGTTCCAGGAGCACGCCACCGTCGAGAGCGTGCACGCCCGCGCGGGGATCGACGCGCAGGCGATCCGCACGGTGCTCGCCGAGCTGGGCGTGGACGTGCCGCTCGGGGTGTGA
- a CDS encoding PspA/IM30 family protein, producing the protein MSIFDRLSRLLRANVNDMISRAEDPAKIIDQALRDMRAAYADARSEVADAMAQNAKLEREANTNRTLASEYEGKAEQALRGGSEDLAREALRRSQNHKDLAKGFDEQRAMQTSTVDQLKTQLRALEAKIDEMESKKTLLAARQKTAQAGAALGRVSGFDKSGSAMDAFDEMERKVAGMEDRNKALTELHGENDLDAQLRDLGRDKDVDDAFAALKAKVQSDKQG; encoded by the coding sequence ATGAGTATCTTTGACCGACTGTCCAGACTGCTGCGTGCCAACGTCAACGACATGATTTCCCGCGCCGAGGACCCCGCCAAGATCATCGACCAGGCCCTGCGCGACATGCGCGCGGCCTATGCCGACGCCCGCAGCGAGGTCGCCGACGCGATGGCCCAGAACGCCAAGCTGGAGCGCGAGGCCAACACCAACCGCACCCTCGCCTCCGAGTACGAGGGCAAGGCCGAGCAGGCCCTGCGCGGCGGCAGCGAGGACCTCGCCCGCGAGGCGCTGCGCCGCTCGCAGAACCACAAGGACCTCGCCAAGGGCTTCGACGAGCAGCGCGCCATGCAGACCAGCACGGTCGACCAGCTCAAGACCCAGCTGCGCGCCCTGGAAGCCAAGATCGACGAGATGGAGTCGAAAAAGACCCTGCTCGCCGCCCGCCAGAAGACCGCGCAGGCGGGCGCCGCACTGGGCCGCGTCTCGGGCTTCGACAAGTCCGGCAGCGCGATGGACGCTTTCGACGAGATGGAGCGCAAGGTGGCCGGGATGGAGGACCGCAACAAGGCCCTGACCGAGCTGCACGGCGAAAATGACCTCGACGCGCAGCTGCGCGACCTGGGCCGGGACAAGGACGTGGACGACGCTTTCGCGGCCCTCAAGGCCAAGGTGCAGAGCGACAAACAGGGCTGA
- a CDS encoding TetR/AcrR family transcriptional regulator — MPDETPRPLRARNADEKKRRRTEILDAAERLWTTASYSELSMSQVAAEARLAKGTLYLYFDTKEELFLALLTSHLQRWSAACVTRLREERPRTPDALTEVLLRDHAAAQPLRRLLLLYGSVLERNASQTWIRQAQQLMWQVLRDVVQELPYPPETSARLVMHLYALSVGWHQVAELGPRLQQPHDPLSRVISDSLFEDEFTYALQALLRQLLPQLA, encoded by the coding sequence GTGCCCGATGAGACTCCCAGACCCCTGCGCGCCCGCAACGCAGATGAGAAAAAGCGCCGACGCACCGAGATTCTGGACGCCGCCGAGCGACTGTGGACCACCGCCTCGTACAGCGAACTGAGCATGAGCCAGGTGGCCGCCGAGGCCCGCCTGGCCAAGGGAACGCTGTACCTGTATTTCGACACCAAGGAAGAGCTGTTCCTGGCCCTTCTCACCAGCCACCTCCAGCGCTGGTCGGCAGCCTGCGTCACCCGGCTGCGCGAGGAGCGGCCCCGTACCCCCGACGCCCTTACGGAGGTGCTGCTGCGCGACCACGCGGCGGCCCAGCCGTTGCGGAGGCTGTTGCTGCTGTACGGCTCGGTGCTGGAGCGCAACGCCTCGCAGACCTGGATCCGGCAGGCCCAGCAGCTCATGTGGCAGGTGCTCCGGGACGTGGTGCAGGAGCTGCCCTACCCGCCCGAAACCTCGGCGCGGCTGGTCATGCACCTCTATGCCCTGTCGGTGGGCTGGCACCAGGTCGCCGAACTCGGCCCCCGCCTCCAGCAGCCGCACGACCCCCTGAGCCGCGTCATCAGCGATTCTCTGTTCGAGGACGAATTCACCTACGCCCTTCAGGCCCTGCTGCGACAGCTGCTGCCTCAGCTGGCCTAG
- a CDS encoding sugar ABC transporter permease, which yields MTALPDPSASGPPLPPGGYVHREPGPLRRALPWLIGAAVIVGLIVLGYFLARSLQGAQRSFTIFFVEGGWKRFLLFLLAAAGVLALTSLLGQKIGEARTRRKISYAAVLGDQLTHLFLMLVVLIAVYPLFYVLIAAFDPRNSLFAFPNFSDPNIFYKTGLLPRLSVLSFENFRQLFDGVTVPLWQLLLAIVGGAALAVLGLLALAGRFGRDSEGMTRTRAWVTRILIVAVAALVLFVTPAQFQGTTNESKFLLSVRNTLFVSGVTGALAILLSTTAGYAMARLRFPGRFQTLLFFIFIQMFPVFLALVAVYSLMVTLGLSNTFTGLILAYSGGAIAFNTWIYKGYVESLPESLEEAAMVDGATRWQTFVRVVLPLSGGILVFIFLNQFIGTYAEYILSSVLLTGVDKWTVGIMLQSFTQGQFNTKWGVFSAAATLGALPIVALFYGFQGYFVGGAVSGGVKE from the coding sequence ATGACCGCCCTGCCCGACCCCTCCGCCTCCGGCCCGCCGCTGCCCCCCGGCGGCTACGTTCACCGCGAACCCGGCCCGCTGCGCCGCGCCCTGCCCTGGCTGATCGGGGCGGCGGTGATCGTCGGCCTGATCGTGCTGGGGTATTTCCTGGCCCGCAGCCTCCAGGGCGCGCAGCGCAGCTTCACCATCTTCTTCGTCGAGGGCGGCTGGAAACGCTTCTTGCTGTTCCTGCTGGCGGCGGCGGGCGTGCTGGCCCTGACCAGCCTGCTCGGCCAGAAGATCGGCGAGGCGCGCACCCGGCGCAAGATCAGCTACGCGGCGGTGCTGGGCGACCAGCTCACCCACCTGTTTCTGATGCTGGTCGTGCTGATCGCGGTCTATCCGCTGTTCTACGTGCTGATCGCGGCCTTCGACCCGCGCAACAGCCTCTTCGCCTTTCCGAACTTCAGCGATCCCAACATCTTCTACAAGACCGGGCTGCTGCCCCGGCTGAGCGTACTGAGCTTCGAGAACTTCCGGCAGCTGTTCGACGGCGTGACGGTGCCGCTGTGGCAATTGCTGCTGGCGATCGTGGGCGGGGCGGCGCTGGCCGTGCTGGGGCTGCTGGCGCTGGCCGGGCGTTTCGGGCGCGACAGCGAGGGCATGACGCGCACGCGCGCCTGGGTCACGCGTATCCTGATCGTGGCGGTGGCGGCGCTCGTGCTGTTCGTGACCCCGGCGCAGTTCCAGGGTACGACCAACGAGAGCAAGTTCCTGCTGTCGGTACGCAACACGCTGTTCGTCTCGGGCGTGACGGGCGCGCTGGCGATCCTGCTCTCGACGACCGCCGGTTACGCGATGGCGCGCCTGCGCTTCCCGGGCCGCTTCCAGACGCTGCTGTTCTTCATCTTCATCCAGATGTTCCCGGTGTTCCTGGCCTTGGTCGCCGTGTACTCCCTGATGGTCACGCTGGGCCTGAGCAACACCTTCACCGGCCTGATCCTGGCCTACTCGGGCGGGGCCATCGCCTTCAACACCTGGATCTACAAGGGCTACGTCGAGTCGCTGCCCGAGTCGCTCGAAGAAGCCGCGATGGTGGACGGCGCGACCCGCTGGCAGACCTTCGTGCGCGTGGTGCTGCCCCTGTCGGGCGGCATCCTGGTGTTCATCTTCCTCAACCAGTTCATCGGCACCTACGCCGAGTACATCCTGTCGAGCGTGCTGCTCACCGGGGTGGACAAGTGGACGGTGGGCATCATGCTCCAGTCCTTCACGCAGGGGCAGTTCAACACCAAGTGGGGCGTGTTCTCGGCCGCCGCCACGCTGGGCGCGCTGCCGATCGTCGCGCTGTTCTACGGCTTCCAGGGCTACTTCGTGGGCGGCGCGGTGTCGGGCGGCGTCAAGGAGTAG
- a CDS encoding ABC transporter permease subunit has product MTVSQRLPARRSVTPPGGAAGVMLAVLVLALLLGGAALIGWGLSLLVAQAVPTAPPYLILVFIVVALLLLMPVVGRLVPWIANWYYLFPAIVFLAAFTILPIVLTVNYAFTNYNAVNSGNPDSAARTAATLSADRRVVTLQETPEAASVREYLRCRAESCAGDTIVLFDEEASVPVRARIASVNGDAVTLAAPLPGTLEVANATRLNRISRVGLANFQEIFGKASRALWPVFIWTVVFAFATVVLNAVAGLILGILLYNKRLKGRNVYRTLLFLPWAIPAVISVQMWVALFNQQFGIVNKTLGLLGITAIPWLGDPLWAKVSILLVNLWLGFPYMMTATISALATINDDLYEAASIDGASRWQQVQAITLPLLRASFTPILLSGFAFNFNNFGIIYLLTKGGPAQEGREATAQSTDILLSWGYNTAFSSGGGQNYALASAIALIIFFLTLAISLVNFRAAGVFEEARK; this is encoded by the coding sequence GCTGGGGCCTGAGCCTGCTGGTGGCGCAGGCGGTGCCCACCGCGCCCCCCTACCTGATCCTGGTGTTCATCGTCGTGGCCCTGCTGCTGCTGATGCCGGTCGTGGGGCGGCTGGTGCCCTGGATCGCCAACTGGTACTACCTGTTTCCGGCCATCGTCTTCCTGGCGGCCTTCACCATCCTGCCCATCGTGCTGACGGTGAACTACGCCTTTACCAACTACAACGCCGTCAACAGCGGCAACCCCGACTCGGCGGCGCGCACGGCCGCGACCCTGAGCGCCGACCGCCGCGTCGTGACCCTTCAGGAGACGCCCGAGGCCGCCAGCGTACGCGAGTACCTGCGCTGCCGCGCCGAGAGCTGCGCGGGCGACACCATCGTGCTCTTCGACGAGGAAGCCTCGGTGCCGGTGCGCGCCCGCATCGCCTCGGTGAACGGCGACGCCGTGACCCTGGCCGCGCCGCTGCCCGGCACGCTGGAAGTCGCCAACGCCACCCGGCTCAACCGCATCAGCCGGGTGGGGCTGGCGAACTTCCAGGAGATCTTCGGCAAGGCCAGCCGCGCGCTGTGGCCGGTCTTCATCTGGACGGTGGTGTTCGCCTTCGCCACGGTCGTCCTGAACGCCGTCGCCGGACTGATCCTGGGCATCCTGCTGTACAACAAGCGCCTCAAGGGCCGCAACGTGTACCGCACGCTGCTCTTTCTCCCCTGGGCGATTCCGGCCGTCATCAGCGTGCAGATGTGGGTCGCGCTGTTCAACCAGCAGTTCGGCATCGTGAACAAGACGCTGGGCCTGCTGGGCATCACCGCGATTCCCTGGCTGGGCGACCCGCTGTGGGCCAAGGTCAGCATCCTGCTCGTGAACCTGTGGCTGGGCTTTCCGTACATGATGACGGCGACCATCAGCGCCTTGGCGACCATCAACGACGACCTGTACGAGGCCGCCAGCATCGACGGCGCGAGCCGGTGGCAGCAGGTGCAGGCCATCACGCTGCCCCTCCTGCGCGCGAGCTTCACGCCCATCCTGCTCTCGGGCTTCGCGTTCAACTTCAACAACTTCGGCATCATCTACCTGCTCACCAAGGGCGGCCCGGCCCAGGAAGGCCGCGAGGCGACCGCCCAGAGCACCGACATCCTGCTGTCATGGGGCTACAACACGGCCTTCTCCAGCGGCGGAGGTCAGAACTACGCCCTGGCGAGCGCCATCGCGCTGATCATCTTCTTCCTGACGCTCGCCATCTCGCTGGTCAACTTCCGGGCAGCCGGCGTGTTCGAGGAGGCCCGCAAATGA